In Amaranthus tricolor cultivar Red isolate AtriRed21 chromosome 5, ASM2621246v1, whole genome shotgun sequence, a genomic segment contains:
- the LOC130812733 gene encoding uncharacterized protein LOC130812733 — protein MAAALECWSSKTTIEEDTVEQVLMRSNDRSEGGLLEPTTAAKDPSSSVMQKRFQRLSRNVSEAINSLKNSLNLDSPRDPPPSKIDGHRKIVWGSVVRSLTQLYPGSQLPEKLVSNIRKHYDSMPLSYAQAGFDMKDVFVHIRLIEQSCSEDQPAVIIQEISEDDFHGVVYKITFACNSSISWPVVSGALENGSMCCKKIQIFERKNCTLGILQVLVQNGQEKNFKSRMENVLKSASKKPKISNRKLPFGLCGCQEENGRRDFGEIEEDFGDQSYRNSVERSSERIELSMPLSCSSIVVSVDEWQTVTGGVNEIGKWLLNSESIDFGDQIGVSSFKGVYKGKKVSIEKLKGCDKGNAYEFQLRKDLLELMTCGHKNLVPFYGVCVDEIHGLCVVTRFMEGGSVHDLMLKHKKLQIKDVMRIAVDVAEAIKFVNDHGVSYRDLNTQRILLDRQGNAYLGDMGIVTACKSIGEAMEYETDGYRWLAPEIIAADPESVSETWMSNVYSFGMIIWEMVTGEAAYSAYSPVQAAVGIAACGLRPEIPKDCPQVLKSLMIKCWNNSPSKRPQFSEILSVLLRPNISSVINTR, from the exons ATGGCGGCGGCATTAGAATGCTGGTCCAGCAAAaccaccattgaagaagataCTGTTGAGCAAGTCTTAATGCGGTCCAATGACAGATCGGAAGGTGGTCTTTTAGAACCTACTACAGCTGCTAAAGACCCATCTTCTTCTGTGATGCAAAAACGATTCCAACGGTTGAGTCGGAACGTTTCCGAGGCTATCAACTCATTGAAGAACTCACTTAATCTTGACTCGCCGCGTGATCCTCCTCCTTCTAAAATCGACGGTCATCGTAAGATTGTTTGGGGCAGTGTTGTTCGTAGTCTTACTCAGCTTTATCCGGGCAGCCAACTGCCCGAAAAGCTTGTTTCTAATATTCGTAAACATTATGATTCAATGCCTTTAag TTATGCTCAAGCTggatttgatatgaaagatgtATTTGTGCACATAAGATTAATAGAACAATCATGTAGTGAAGATCAACCTGCTGTTATAATACAAGAAATTTCTGAGGATGATTTTCATGGGGTAGTTTATAAGATTACATTTGCTTGTAATTCTTCAATTTCATGGCCTGTGGTTTCGGGTGCATTAGAGAATGGATCAATGTGCTGTAAGAAAATACAGATCTTTGAGAGGAAAAATTGTACATTAGGAATTCTTCAAGTTTTAGTGCAAAATGGGCAAGAGAAGAATTTTAAAAGTAGAATGGAGAATGTGTTGAAATCGGCGTCTAAGAAGCCAAAGATTAGTAATAGGAAGCTTCCATTTGGGCTTTGTGGGTGTCAAGAGGAGAATGGGAGGAGAGATTTTGGTGAGATTGAGGAGGATTTTGGGGATCAGAGTTATAGAAATAGTGTTGAGCGTTCAAGTGAGAGGATTGAGCTTTCGATGCCTTTGTCGTGTTCTTCGATAGTGGTATCGGTTGATGAATGGCAGACTGTTACCGGAGGGGTTAATGAGATTGGGAAATGGCTGTTGAATTCCGAGAGTATTGATTTTGGTGATCAGATTGGAGTTAGCTCTTTTAAGGGGGTTTATAAGGGTAAGAAAGTTTCGATTGAAAAATTGAAAGGGTGCGATAAAGGGAATGCATACGAGTTTCAGCTTCGAAAAGATTTGTTAGAGCTTATGACTTGTGGGCATAAGAATTTAGTTCCGTTTTATGGCGTatgtgtggatgaaattcaTGGGCTTTGTGTTGTTACTAGATTCATGGAAGGGGGATCAGTTCATGATTTGATGTTAAAGCACAAGAAGCTTCAAATTAAGGATGTAATGAGGATTGCTGTAGATGTTGCAGAGGCTATAAAGTTTGTAAATGATCATGGCGTTTCTTACCGAGATTTGAATACTCAGAGAATCCTGTTGGACCGCCAGGGGAATGCTTATTTAGGGGACATGGGAATAGTCACTGCGTGCAAGAGCATTGGCGAGGCTATGGAGTATGAGACTGATGGTTACCGATGGCTTGCTCCCGAG ATCATTGCTGCTGATCCTGAAAGTGTGAGTGAGACATGGATGAGTAACGTATACAGTTTTGGGATGATAATTTGGGAAATGGTAACTGGTGAAGCTGCTTACTCTGCATACTCACCAGTCCAGGCAGCGGTTGGTATAGCTGCTTGTGGTCTTAGACCCGAAATCCCTAAAGACTGCCCTCAAGTCTTGAAATCTCTCATGATTAAGTGCTGGAACAATTCCCCTTCAAAGCGGCCTCAATTTTCCGAAATTCTCTCTGTATTACTACGGCCTAACATCAGTAGTGTCATAAACACCAGGTGA
- the LOC130812943 gene encoding protein LIGHT-DEPENDENT SHORT HYPOCOTYLS 6-like isoform X1, protein MDSGPAESGGGEGSSSGGRGGDQALGSSTGGDLASQTAGAAAATPAAAATPAAAAPLSRYESQKRRDWNTFLQYLRNHKPPLSLSRCNGAHVIEFLKYLDQFGKTKVHNMGCPYFGHPNPPAPCVCPLKQAWGSLDALIGRLRAAYEENGGRPESNPFGARAVRIYLREVRESQAKARGIPYEKKKRKHPSSSSSASASAASAETTNTPVDPTGGVHGSSGAGEGGSGSGDHHGDGGDDGNAGNMMIKCYQIQTCDITVHYCDCAPGKKSCSVNLYSGFLS, encoded by the exons atggATAGTGGACCGGCTGAATCCGGAGGTGGAGAAGGATCATCAAGTGGTGGACGAGGTGGAGATCAAGCTCTCGGCTCGTCAACTGGTGGTGATTTAGCGTCCCAAACGGCAGGAGCTGCGGCAGCTACACCAGCTGCGGCAGCTACACCAGCTGCCGCAGCTCCATTAAGTCGATATGAGTCGCAAAAAAGACGAGATTGGAATACATTCTTACAATACCTAAGAAATCACAAACCCCCTCTTTCTCTTTCGAGGTGTAATGGAGCTCATGTTATAGAATTCCTCAAATATTTAGACCAGTTCGGAAAAACTAAGGTTCACAACATGGGTTGCCCGTATTTCGGTCACCCCAACCCACCCGCCCCGTGCGTCTGCCCGCTTAAGCAAGCTTGGGGCAGCCTCGACGCTCTCATCGGTCGTCTTCGTGCTGCGTATGAAGAGAATGGTGGACGGCCCGAATCCAACCCATTTGGTGCACGGGCCGTCCGGATTTACCTCCGAGAGGTAAGGGAAAGCCAGGCTAAAGCCCGTGGTATCCCGTACGAAAAGAAGAAGAGGAAACatccttcttcctcttcttctgcCTCCGCTTCCGCTGCCAGTGCAGAAACTACCAATACTCCCGTGGACCCCACCGGTGGGGTCCACGGGAGTAGTGGGGCCGGGGAAGGCGGCAGTGGAAGTGGGGATCATCATGGAGATGGCGGTGATGATGGTAATGCTGGT AACATGATGATCAAGTGCTATCAAATTCAAACTTGTGATATCACCGTTCACTACTGTGATTGTGCTCCAGGTAAGAAGTCATGTTCAGTTAACTTGTATTCTGGGTTTCTTTCttga
- the LOC130812732 gene encoding uncharacterized protein At3g28850-like, whose product MWRPWAISSSPKISDTSFFTSRPKNQPAIFRCSSFKDVENLCNNQDYNHFDLDLSSSPSNNNTLERYPSVPTPIRRSIFHRVRTVNSLLRQWHTRSDPPKLDPIPDETPTPKTPKPHQARVVVYLTSLRVIRPTFEACRAVMSILHGFQVVIDERDLMMDLGFMSELRELLGLKLNEQLTLPRVFINGRYVGGSEEIIHLHEIGKLKKLVSGLPPKKNNTCDTCGGYRFILCSDCSGSHKKFSEKIGFRSCSMCNENGLVKCPDCSALSPTLCRPILAPINGC is encoded by the coding sequence ATGTGGCGGCCGTGGGCAATTTCATCATCGCCGAAAATTTCCGACACCTCTTTCTTTACTTCTCGACCCAAAAATCAACCCGCCATTTTCCGATGTTCATCTTTCAAAGACGTTGAAAATCTCTGCAACAATCAAGATTACAACCATTTTGACCTCGATTTATCTTCTTCCCCATCTAACAATAATACCCTTGAACGTTACCCTTCTGTCCCTACACCCATCCGTCGCTCCATTTTCCACCGGGTCCGAACCGTTAACTCTCTTCTCCGTCAATGGCATACCAGATCCGACCCACCAAAACTCGACCCTATTCCCGACGAAACCCCAACTCCCAAAACCCCCAAGCCTCACCAGGCTCGAGTAGTGGTATACCTCACCAGTCTCCGCGTAATTCGACCCACATTCGAAGCTTGCCGAGCTGTGATGTCGATACTCCATGGGTTTCAAGTTGTGATAGATGAGAGAGATTTAATGATGGATTTGGGATTCATGTCGGAGCTCCGAGAACTACTCGGGTTGAAACTTAATGAGCAGCTTACATTACCGAGAGTTTTCATTAATGGAAGATATGTAGGTGGGTCGGAAGAGATAATACACCTCCATGAAATCGGTAAATTGAAGAAACTAGTTTctgggttacctccaaagaAGAACAACACGTGCGACACGTGTGGTGGTTACAGATTTATCCTCTGCTCAGATTGTAGCGGCAGCCATAAAAAATTCTCGGAAAAAATTGGGTTTCGATCTTGTTCGATGTGTAATGAGAACGGTTTGGTTAAATGTCCTGATTGTTCTGCGTTGTCGCCTACTCTCTGCCGTCCGATTTTAGCTCCCATCAACGGCTGCTGA
- the LOC130812943 gene encoding protein LIGHT-DEPENDENT SHORT HYPOCOTYLS 6-like isoform X2, whose amino-acid sequence MDSGPAESGGGEGSSSGGRGGDQALGSSTGGDLASQTAGAAAATPAAAATPAAAAPLSRYESQKRRDWNTFLQYLRNHKPPLSLSRCNGAHVIEFLKYLDQFGKTKVHNMGCPYFGHPNPPAPCVCPLKQAWGSLDALIGRLRAAYEENGGRPESNPFGARAVRIYLREVRESQAKARGIPYEKKKRKHPSSSSSASASAASAETTNTPVDPTGGVHGSSGAGEGGSGSGDHHGDGGDDGNAGVGPSTTTT is encoded by the coding sequence atggATAGTGGACCGGCTGAATCCGGAGGTGGAGAAGGATCATCAAGTGGTGGACGAGGTGGAGATCAAGCTCTCGGCTCGTCAACTGGTGGTGATTTAGCGTCCCAAACGGCAGGAGCTGCGGCAGCTACACCAGCTGCGGCAGCTACACCAGCTGCCGCAGCTCCATTAAGTCGATATGAGTCGCAAAAAAGACGAGATTGGAATACATTCTTACAATACCTAAGAAATCACAAACCCCCTCTTTCTCTTTCGAGGTGTAATGGAGCTCATGTTATAGAATTCCTCAAATATTTAGACCAGTTCGGAAAAACTAAGGTTCACAACATGGGTTGCCCGTATTTCGGTCACCCCAACCCACCCGCCCCGTGCGTCTGCCCGCTTAAGCAAGCTTGGGGCAGCCTCGACGCTCTCATCGGTCGTCTTCGTGCTGCGTATGAAGAGAATGGTGGACGGCCCGAATCCAACCCATTTGGTGCACGGGCCGTCCGGATTTACCTCCGAGAGGTAAGGGAAAGCCAGGCTAAAGCCCGTGGTATCCCGTACGAAAAGAAGAAGAGGAAACatccttcttcctcttcttctgcCTCCGCTTCCGCTGCCAGTGCAGAAACTACCAATACTCCCGTGGACCCCACCGGTGGGGTCCACGGGAGTAGTGGGGCCGGGGAAGGCGGCAGTGGAAGTGGGGATCATCATGGAGATGGCGGTGATGATGGTAATGCTGGTGTAGGTCCTTCTACAACTACtacctaa